ATCTGACCCAGGCCCAGGTCGAGTCGACGCTGGCGATCGTCGCCGCTCGCAGTGCGCCGGGCAGCCGGCTGATCGCGACCTACCCCACGCCGAATCGGTTCGCCGGGCTCGGCCGCGCGGGGATGCGGATCTACAGCACGCTGACCGGTGCTCGCGATCCGCTGGCAGACGAACCACATCTGTCGGCGTGGTCACCGGCCGAGATGGACGCGCTGCTGACCCGGTTCGGGCTCACCGTGACCTCCGATGTCGAATTGATCGAGGTGGCCCGCCGGCTCGAGGTGCCGGCGCACCGGTCGCGAGCCTACGGACTGGGCCGCGTGGTGATCGCCGACCGGGAGTAGCCGGGATCAGCCGCAGCAGCCGCCGCCGCAACAACCACCACCGGCGGCCGGGGCGGCGGGCGCGGCGGGCGCGGCCGATCCGGTGATGGCGACGGTGGTGAGCAGTTTGACCGTGTCCCGGTGACCGCCCGGACAGATCGCCGGGTCCCCGGATTCGCTCATGGGCCGGGTCAGTTCGAACGACTCCGTACATTCCCGGCAGCGGTAGGCATAGGTCGGCATGGATGAATTATGTCCCAGCTCCGGCACCTGTGGTCGCGGGGTGAGCATCGGCCGTTCCTGTTGTCCGGCCGCGCATATTTCGCTTCGGCCCGGTGTATCCCGTGTTACCGTCCCGGACAAGTGTCCGGCCTTATGTCCGGGCGGAGGGAGTGCGGAGATGTCGGCAACCTCGGGCGTCGTGGTCGACGCCGGGCAGATCTCACCGGATTGGCTGACCAACGCGCTGTCGGCGCCGGTGCGGGCGGTGACCGCGACGCCGGTCGGCACCGGGCAGATCGGTTCGGTCTTCCGGCTGGAGATCACCGGCGACGCCGCGCCGCGGCGCCTGATGGCGAAACTGCCTGCGGCCGATCCCGCCGCGCGCGCGATGCTGGCGGGCGCGTATCGGCAGGAGATCCGCTTCTACACCGAGATCGCGCCGACCGTCGCGGTGCGCGTCCCCGGCTGCCGATACGCCGAATTCACCGCGGGCGGCGCGGAATTCACCCTGTTGCTCGACGATCTGGCCCCCGCTCGCCAGGGTGACCAGTTGTCGGGATGCTCGGTGGCGCAGGCTTACGCGGCGGTGCGCAACCTCGCCGGGTTGCACGGACCGCGCTGGTGCGACCCCGCGCTGGCCGACATCGACGGACTCGACCCCAACGGCCCGGCCGAGGCCGAGGCGCTGGCCGAATTGTACGGTCCCGCAACGGAGATCTTCCTCGAGCGGCTGGGGGAGCGGCTGGCGATCGAGGATCACGCCACCTTGCGCGGCTGTGTGCCCGATATCGCGGCGTGGCTCCTCGCGGCACCGGAGCGGTTCGCCCCGATCCACGGTGACTACCGGCTCGACAATCTGATGTTCGGCGCGGCCGGCGACACCGGCGACGTCGAAGTCTGGGCGGTGGACTGGCAGACGCTGGGAATCGGGCTGCCGGCGCGCGACCTGGCGTATTTCATCGCCACGAGTCTGGAACCCGAAGATCGGCGAGCACACGAAGACGACCTCATCGAGGCGTATCACGGTGCTCTGAGCGCGCACGGTGTCACCGGATACACCCTCGAGTGCTGCCGGGCGGATTACGGCTTCGCGCTGGTGCAGTGCCCGCTGGTGGCGGTATTCGGCGCCGCCTACGGCACTCCGACCGCGCGCGGCGAGCAGATGTTCGCCGCGATGGTCCGCCGCAGCTGTGCCGCGATCCGCGACTGGGACGCGATCGGGCGACTGCCCGGATGAGTCCGGGCCCGGATCAGGCCGGGTGTGGCGCCGCCTCGGGCGCGGGTGCGGTGACCTGTTCGCGGACCCGCATCGATGCCCACAGCGCGGCGGTGGCGGCGATACAGGCGGTGGCGCCGCCGACGTGGAACACGACCAGTGCCGCCGGAACGTGGGTGAAGTACTGGACGATGCCGATCAACGCCTGTGCGCAGACCGTCGCGATCACCACGATCAGCCGGACGCGGATCGCGCGGGTCATGCCGACCGCGGCCAGGCCGAAGCTCAAGCCGACGAGCAGCGCCAGATACGCCACCAGCATTTCGGCGTGCGCGTGGACCAGGGTGACGATCTCGACCTGCAGCCGTGCCACCGGTCGCTCCACGCTCTTGTCGCCGGCGTGCGGGCCGGCGCCGGTCACCAGGGTGCCGGCGATGAGGGTGCCGGTCATCGCGACCGCGGTCAACGCCGTGAGCCAGCGCAGCGGGGCGGGAACCT
The genomic region above belongs to Nocardia spumae and contains:
- a CDS encoding ecdysteroid 22-kinase family protein, coding for MSATSGVVVDAGQISPDWLTNALSAPVRAVTATPVGTGQIGSVFRLEITGDAAPRRLMAKLPAADPAARAMLAGAYRQEIRFYTEIAPTVAVRVPGCRYAEFTAGGAEFTLLLDDLAPARQGDQLSGCSVAQAYAAVRNLAGLHGPRWCDPALADIDGLDPNGPAEAEALAELYGPATEIFLERLGERLAIEDHATLRGCVPDIAAWLLAAPERFAPIHGDYRLDNLMFGAAGDTGDVEVWAVDWQTLGIGLPARDLAYFIATSLEPEDRRAHEDDLIEAYHGALSAHGVTGYTLECCRADYGFALVQCPLVAVFGAAYGTPTARGEQMFAAMVRRSCAAIRDWDAIGRLPG
- a CDS encoding FmdB family zinc ribbon protein; amino-acid sequence: MLTPRPQVPELGHNSSMPTYAYRCRECTESFELTRPMSESGDPAICPGGHRDTVKLLTTVAITGSAAPAAPAAPAAGGGCCGGGCCG